In Chrysoperla carnea chromosome 2, inChrCarn1.1, whole genome shotgun sequence, the following proteins share a genomic window:
- the LOC123293619 gene encoding uncharacterized protein LOC123293619: MLKLTTNEKPLSVNNNETVHEIYYLNENEICVRQTRTLSAYQFDESTKTWIQKWTEIIFKVPGDDDDYSIKRYPWLITDQLLADKKILMLRHPDGVQLYELQDKGFKLLKEDDNFIISNLKYMLFGKFYGEKNSVGVMTVLNDGEIRFYVVNKDSFNEDEDDPLLPLDSEDNKIELFNNWHSKTTQFYVAKFQNQDVIALKTISDELEFYQVTTEPKIKRLLKTTQIKGLKDSDRLFFVNLTNQKFQDIVTLTQNGLQVYQYDANSEDYKLLGNDVGFTSDHGWTSLFSKSIHFMDVNNDQKDELIYTGKDGLTVITFDVTSRKWKELIKPLSINRIQRYGQMIPILNPNVAKNPIVFTKSADGSVQWAQVLPAEPVITTSTTVAPDITTPPSITTETKLPVQLRKELREKPILRLAEYIDEDFIKKAIDIGNGQVDFNIPLVDTVELSGIPLKLPLKYNSQVISSGEVGIGWSFPIGKDFIYVDYQGSIFLEDAVFYLVIEGQKVRLDLKSDTDDSILKFEPSQEIADEEITIEYIKSTETWILNGKTYRRVYGKAKTENAKDCLRWSLSYPNWRDAGTSDKGFEPIVISWYLNEHIDKKRNRTLFYDYMIDNKLFGDNSYSSAIFLTTIRSDANFKLTLNYEKKTQDEYTISNPKNDDGKIEFPVLLTEDRYLTKYTIQADNYQQSIRFQYKLNDKKRLLTAIEQEIYAETESIFKFNYENVLNTFVLSEITLARGSVMQLKYNSNSVLPEIPRDRENVRTYRTNSENIKFSYSNDYAVMAYNTDSYVHLTILNPELTTQIESLTCPGTKIKNYEVHSYKNYIFVYVFNDDIQNLNVFKYKDEKWTRDPTRYQFDKNVSIQFGDVLIVVSDIKRQKIHLFDTKSKKWKGPKVITDLPFKALAVHKKYVVMYDDNHIWIMYNKSDKWHREKLYHLPGRFTQTQETIERFDVKSDTQEKFIKDFTESCFKIMKNIIILNALQITNNDQLTAKLHLLTIDANLKVADVKTYEFKREHILDLSYKLDDQNKTSKFHLKYGENNGKYRLKVYDFSGEMMDEYKKEYKNKNKLKDAVDEQIKKLNEAKGFQKVLYEQYLVNWQSLLVHATYQFIQHGINDTIQMTGTGWEEKKLEKDFTIDLGQKFRITSVDDERKIFTMYKNGKAVKEFKLYMAGLMVNRFPMYLAYQPREHDVNIIVFKENGKEIDQEIKFKKEDLIKESNYQNLITRANTTMVQKDIEPHECLIRPIATLISQKKQYYVKESILNLGEFERKTAYRQSYKFDSDKSIYTQTITMIPTGNKTNAGWFEINYSKNVHKGTVTKTQYWYNSNDIKVEESEEVIQEDRQEKQKKENPSNSTLLMDRNEKLVICDLRPYNLADEMISYYGFESYETNKHWKFNQKNVVENLNAFTGQNYLVINSGSRLEGTLKPQDQHITYLVSCWLRAANVLKLNEATSILKMNLRTSEGENIFTSLGQVKQQSNDWYYLELIIDFETIKRMYKNYIDYYKNKTLPALNDVKFEITVIIESDSTIDLDHIRFSPLTHDFEANVYDPKVGVPIATIHETGLVTRSIYNNMYKKIATINQDGEIVELISSSETGRLFPTPQGVQFKNPYPSYLTFVPEQSSYETFARGWETKTPKAWHVASPGQLSHLDKEESHQLKAVNQIDTNSVTLRFFMALLDTNSYVALSVGTLGQLKLTKDGNFSTMILPNKHKISSLPQSGEIIILVEENFVTVWFDGVLIVDESFEKVLPAQTLVLEAHGEILIEDFMILNRPHLQVDYLNELGEKVQEIKYETPQSVLVTQMLYDALGRNAITSKTTRLQRQNNQSPLLIYHKNFVTNINPKDSNSVWHTNRLDGKIHELNPADKGAAFIRTEYWDNPLNDEKKLGLPGPEFSTSGAYVTSIAKHSNHSFMDNLFPKKLGYTQNVQIGSNGAETVTVYDQQRNKIAIYVNVPGFDHLLSTYEYNGGGKLTKILPPVYHEKVGTELRTTAYQPEKLTPEEKKWQEILATTFTYNEHGQVLRKNTPDFGPIDNLYDSNNKLRFMITSVKESNSLEKPQTVYFDHNNLDQLIATGYFNQTLGIEELKKYTESAFLPNTEKFQQLDYSDYHPDPQLRGRIKHCITYNDDGETILEKLRFDSDEQMVERKILSVMNDIQLDIKKQYKNGKIQRLSYPNVNNKSLDLDFTYNRLGQLIELKTPNLFTAKFTYDSTGDLASESFQASMNSLTRKYSYNSPGFLKQITDPFMTETMTYTEKGYGHAGYGDGIIMETHFTNNWTKNADMRWFQINENSIASFTNDSKLCLNALKKYGYLDNQNKPIKLYIIDAEPSMPLLCGMGKIADILSTVIAQNYVPQTYGYKFSYGNHQELIKAKYYTDEISKLIDPLQIDSFAKFIPEISIEQSEKIWELLTEAKYILKDQPRHHSKTAIGKRGKSFFRDEELKSDLKSLNENYMLYLESIKQFIIKHQFDQENANVDDFTEALLRWEGAEKSSLLIYNRYKDIGNEIGKMLKNKEYFSTKSIDNNFVQILNQFKKFIPKIVSILWDHFTYGLGKIPFDHESYEIDGNGNHKFFVSNFDKYKINYQNHTNKINKIEISKIPYEIEHDANGNIIKAKHKGIESIKYHPVTQRATRIQMTNGLTLRFYYDAAGERILKKVFNADGKLQYEVRYVRDTEGRVLIDQRKKYLGQSTEETLTYYFYGPKGLVGYIRDDNYYHVLTDHAGSIRLIIRAIDNEVITAFDYLPYGKLMRAFGDKSFIYRYTGQEWDEETGLYNYHARLYDPSIGRFYQPDPKSQYFSPYVYAGNSPISTIDPDGEFALLITCIVLGIIGAYLGAAKLNNRWNPADWDWKDLSTYKGLGIGFIVGFTLPATFKGSWAVFGGLLASKIGSLALGISIHIALALTGSYIMMAVENGGNFNPKKWDWSKPATYAGMLDGVGLLLGLFGGVGSLHKYAGEKLINLGGRLTKTQFLILSYASAIGVAYAHGVIANDYKYAFWEWDWKNANTYLSLINGFSFGSGIPQNFNNMHRGFLKWRESSKSLTQLSSSKGQMIKAILKNPKHPLYKVTASVVFGYYRAAAANGNNFDFTKWRFDTFATYEGILKGIFEGKKRMVQVDQAKTAIREFIYKDSYDLEHSSPNKTINKYFDKNMRRVFDNIEKNIETFKFVDIVKKNFENPDKELIGKLSDAVRQDVEKFLEQGYAKWTNGESKMPKQFEEKLREQVNKQFLLRALKDLQKEADAIDRQQQQIITDRLLDFLSCRRESVTQDKIVSIVCLPSTTLRAGINEKINKMNASFETNLDSNRIHPRIDRSVPDAQTDTAEFLPQYVRSKGTRLEFWPLNLAKKAGTVAVSLLASWTNYDNKPSENPTLLEMGDNWVQNADTNGLLTWGIYFANKLTGYRPKPIPLDQFDEMANTELQIRSTIIVDRFMDTLLEFVAETNNSKTHEMFENTVTYCEAIKNVRQKLSVGDIQGIPDMLFKLLVKNNVKKFMNVELFSKMTNDNTMSEFLEFINQQEHEWLSRKQSPAKLSDFNNKYQRPQQVPQHCFLPKNFPNVECPNSLFIDQVIDN, encoded by the coding sequence ATGTTGAAACTAACAACAAACGAAAAACCTTTATCTGTAAATAACAATGAAACAGtccatgaaatttattatttaaatgaaaatgaaatttgtgttCGGCAAACACGTACTTTAAGTGCCTATCAATTTGACGAGTCGACAAAAACTTGGATACAAAAATGGacggaaataatatttaaagtacCAGGCGATGATGACGACTATTCAATAAAACGTTATCCTTGGTTAATAACGGACCAATTACTTGCTGATAAGAAGATACTAATGCTAAGACATCCTGATGGTGTGCAATTATACGAATTACAAGACAAAGGtttcaaacttttaaaagaagatgacaattttataatatctaatttgaaatatatgttatttggaAAGTTTTACGGCGAAAAAAATTCAGTGGGTGTTATGACCGTGTTGAATGATGGAgaaataagattttatgtcgTAAACAAAGATAGTTTTAACGAGGACGAAGATGACCCATTGCTTCCATTAGATTCAgaagataataaaatagaattattcaataattggcattcaaaaacaacacaattttaTGTAGCAAAATTCCAAAACCAAGATGTgattgcattgaaaacaatATCTGATGAATTAGAATTCTATCAAGTAACAACAGAACCGAAAATCAAAcgattattaaaaacaacacaAATTAAGGGTCTTAAAGACTCTGatcgattattttttgttaatttaacaaaccaaaaatttcaagatattgttacACTGACAcaaaacggtttacaagtttaTCAATACGACGCAAACAGCGAAGATTATAAACTGCTTGGTAATGACGTTGGATTTACTTCGGATCATGGTTGGACATcattattttcgaaatcaatACATTTTATGGATGTAAATAATGATCAAAAAGATGAATTAATATATACGGGAAAAGATGGTTTAACTGTAATCACGTTTGATGTAACAAGTCGTAAATGGAAGGAATTGATCAAGCCACTGTCAATAAATCGAATTCAACGTTATGGTCAAATGATACCAATTTTGAATCCTAATGTAGCAaaaaatccaatagtttttaCGAAAAGTGCAGATGGTTCAGTACAATGGGCCCAAGTATTACCAGCGGAACCAGTAATAACTACTTCTACAACCGTTGCTCCAGACATAACTACTCCACCTTCAATAACTACCGAAACAAAATTGCCTGTTCAATTGCGTAAAGAATTACGGGAAAAACCAATTTTACGTCTCGCTGAATATATCGATGAGGATTTTATTAAGAAAGCTATCGATATCGGTAATGGACAAGTTGATTTTAATATACCTTTGGTGGATACTGTGGAGTTAAGTGGGATACCGTTAAAGTTGCCATTGAAGTATAACAGTCAAGTGATATCATCTGGTGAAGTTGGGATTGGTTGGTCCTTTCCCAttggaaaagattttatttatgttgATTATCAAGGAAGTATCTTTTTAGAAGATGCAGTTTTTTATTTAGTCATAGAAGGGCAAAAGGTACGTTTAGACTTGAAGTCCGATACGGATGATAGCATTCTAAAATTTGAGCCTTCACAAGAAATTGCTGATGAAGAAATAActattgaatatattaaatcaaCGGAAACTTGGATACTAAATGGTAAAACTTATCGGCGTGTTTACGGCAAAGCCAAAACTGAAAATGCAAAAGATTGTTTACGATGGAGTTTAAGTTATCCAAATTGGCGTGATGCCGGAACCAGTGACAAAGGTTTCGAACCAATTGTTATTtcatggtatttaaatgaacatATCGATAAAAAACGAAATCGTACCTTATTCTATGATTATATGATtgataataaactttttggAGATAATTCGTACAGCAGTGCAATTTTCTTGACAACAATTCGGAGTGACGCTAACTTTAAATTAACTTTGAATTATGAGAAAAAAACCCAAGATGAATATACAATATCAAATCCGAAAAATGATGatggaaaaattgaatttccggTATTGTTAACAGAAGATCGTTATCTAACGAAGTACACCATACAAGCCGATAATTATCAACAATCTATtcgatttcaatataaattaaatgataagaaACGATTATTAACTGCAATTGAACAAGAAATCTATGCagaaactgaatcaatttttaaatttaattatgagaatgttttaaatacatttgtGTTATCCGAGATTACGTTGGCACGGGGCTCAGTAAtgcaattgaaatataattcgAATTCTGTTTTACCTGAAATCCCAAGAGATCGTGAAAATGTTCGAACGTATCGAACaaatagtgaaaatattaaatttagctACAGCAATGATTATGCTGTAATGGCCTACAATACAGATTCATATGTacatttaacaatattaaatcCTGAACTAACTACACAAATCGAGTCTTTAACATGTCCTggaaccaaaattaaaaactacgaAGTACAttcctacaaaaattatatttttgtttatgtttttaacgATGATATTcagaatttaaatgtttttaaatataaagatgaAAAATGGACGCGAGATCCAACAAGATACCAATTCGATAAAAATGTATCCATTCAATTTGGTGATGTACTAATTGTTGTAAGTGATATTAAAAGGcaaaagatacatttatttgatacaaaatcgaaaaaatggaAAGGTCCAAAGGTAATTACTGATTTACCTTTCAAGGCATTGGCTGTACACAAAAAATATGTGGTCATGTACGATGACAATCATATATGGATTATGTACAATAAATCGGATAAATGGCATCGGGAAAAATTATACCATTTACCAGGGAGATTCACTCAGACACAAGAAACCATAGAAAGATTTGATGTAAAGTCCGATACACAAGAGAAATTTATCAAGGATTTTACAGaaagttgttttaaaatcatgaaaaacATCATAATTCTCAATGCACTTCAAATAACTAATAACGATCAATTAACGGCCAAACTGCACCTATTAACAATCGATGCAAATCTTAAAGTTGCAGATGTAAAAACTTACGAATTTAAAAGAGAGCATATTCTCGATTTGTCATACAAATTAGATGACCAAAACAAGACTagtaagtttcatttaaaatacggCGAGAATAATGGAAAATATCGTTTAAAGGTGTACGATTTTTCTGGTGAAATGATGGATGagtataaaaaagaatataaaaataaaaataaactaaaagatGCTGTTGACgaacagataaaaaaattaaatgaagcaAAAGgatttcaaaaagtattatatGAGCAATATCTGGTTAACTGGCAATCATTGCTTGTGCATGCGACATATCAATTCATTCAGCATGGTATTAACGATACCATACAAATGACTGGTACTGGATGGGAAGAAAAGAAATTAGAAAAAGATTTCACAATTGATTTAGGCCAAAAGTTTCGAATAACAAGTGTAGATGATGAGAGGAAAATATTTACCATGTACAAAAACGGAAAAGCTGTAAAAGAGTTTAAATTGTATATGGCAGGATTAATGGTTAATCGATTCCCAATGTATTTAGCTTACCAGCCTCGCGAGCACGacgtaaatattatagtttttaaagaaaatggaaaGGAAATAGATCAAGAAATCAAGTTTAAAAAGGaagatttaattaaagaaagtaattatcaaaatttaataacaagagCAAACACAACGATGGTTCAAAAAGATATTGAGCCACATGAATGTTTAATTCGACCAATCGCAACTTTAATTTCacagaaaaaacaatattatgtaaaagaatcaattttaaatcttGGTGAATTTGAGCGAAAAACTGCGTATCGCCaatcatataaatttgattCGGATAAATCAATATATACACAAACTATAACGATGATTCCAACTGGTAACAAGACTAACGCAGGATGGTTTGaaatcaattattcaaaaaatgttcataaaggAACAGTAACAAAAACTCAATATTGGTATAATTCGAATGATATTAAAGTAGAAGAATCTGAAGAAGTAATTCAAGAAGATCGTCAAGAGAAGCAGAAAAAGGAAAACCCATCAAATTCAACGTTGCTAATGGATCGAAATGAGAAACTTGTAATTTGTGATTTGCGTCCTTATAATTTAGCTGACGAAATGATTTCATATTATGGCTTTGAGtcatatgaaacaaataaacattggaaatttaatcaaaaaaatgttgttgaaaatttaaacgcATTTACTGGTCAAAATTACTTGGTAATAAATAGTGGATCCCGACTCGAAGGTACACTTAAACCACAAGATCAGCACATTACATATTTAGTAAGTTGTTGGCTACGAGCAGCAAATGTGCTTAAATTAAATGAAGCAACATCAATCCTAAAAATGAACTTACGAACCAGCGAAGGCGAAAACATATTTACAAGTCTTGGGCAAGTTAAACAACAGTCAAATGACTGGTATTAtcttgagttaattattgattttgagACAATCAAACGAATGTACAAAAATTACAtcgattattacaaaaataaaactttaccaGCGTTAAACGatgttaaatttgaaataacggTCATTATAGAATCTGATTCCACAATTGATTTGGATCATATTCGATTCTCACCATTGACACATGATTTTGAGGCAAATGTGTACGATCCAAAAGTTGGAGTACCAATTGCCACAATCCATGAGACTGGTTTAGTAACACGatcaatttataacaatatgtataaaaaaattgcgaCCATTAACCAAGATGGTGAAATTGTGGAATTGATTAGCTCGAGTGAAACGGGACGTTTATTTCCTACACCTCAGGgtgtacaatttaaaaatcctTACCCAAGTTATCTAACTTTCGTGCCAGAACAAAGCTCGTACGAAACATTTGCACGTGGTTGGGAAACAAAAACACCAAAAGCTTGGCATGTTGCAAGTCCTGGACAATTATCACATCTTGATAAAGAGGAGTCACATCAACTAAAAGCAGTAAATCAAATTGATACAAATTCAGTTACTTTACGATTTTTCATGGCTTTGCTAGACACAAATAGTTATGTTGCATTAAGTGTGGGTACTTTGGGTCAGTTAAAATTGACTAAGGATGGAAATTTTTCCACAATGATTCTACccaacaaacataaaatttcatcgTTGCCTCAATCtggagaaataattattttggtcgaagaaaattttgttacagtTTGGTTTGATGGTGTTTTAATTGTGGATGAATCTTTCGAAAAAGTGTTACCCGCACAAACATTAGTTTTAGAAGCTCAtggtgaaattttgattgaagATTTCATGATTTTAAATCGTCCACATTTGCAAGTAGATTATTTGAATGAATTAGGAGAAAAAGTTCAAGAAATCAAATATGAGACCCCACAATCAGTATTAGTCACTCAAATGTTATACGATGCCCTGGGTCGAAACGCGATTACATCAAAAACAACACGGCTACAACGCCAAAATAATCAGAGCCCATTGttgatatatcataaaaatttcgttaCGAATATCAATCCAAAAGATTCAAACTCTGTTTGGCATACAAATCGTTTAGATGGCAAAATACACGAATTAAATCCGGCGGATAAAGGCGCTGCATTTATTCGCACTGAATATTGGGATAATCCATTaaacgatgaaaaaaaattaggcttACCTGGTCCAGAGTTTTCAACTAGTGGAGCTTATGTTACATCGATAGCAAAACATTCTAATCATTCTTTTATGGATAATCTGTTTCCGAAAAAATTGGGTTACACTCAAAATGTACAAATTGGTTCGAATGGTGCTGAAACAGTAACGGTTTATGATCAGCAAcgaaataaaattgcaatttatgTGAATGTACCAGGATTTGACCATTTATTAAGTACCTATGAATATAATGGCGGCGGTAAATTGACAAAAATCCTTCCACCCGTATATCATGAAAAAGTTGGTACTGAACTAAGAACTACCGCGTATCAACCGGAGAAATTAACTCCAGAGGAAAAAAAATGGCAGGAAATATTGGCAACTACTTTTACTTATAATGAACATGGACAAGTACTCCGTAAAAATACGCCGGATTTTGGCCCTATTGACAATTTATatgattcaaataataaattacggTTTATGATAACCTCAGTAAAAGAATCCAATTCGTTAGAAAAACCACAAACTGTATACTTTGACCACAACAATCTTGATCAATTAATCGCTACCGGCTACTTCAATCAAACTTTAGgtattgaagaattaaaaaaatataccgaaAGTGCTTTCTTACCAAACaccgaaaaatttcaacaattggATTACAGTGATTATCATCCAGATCCACAATTACGTGGCCGAATAAAACATTGTATTACATACAATGATGATGGTGAAACTATTTTGGAAAAACTGCGATTCGATTCGGACGAACAAATGGTTGAACGTAAAATATTATCAGTAATGAATGATATTCAATTggacattaaaaaacaatataaaaatggtaaaattcaACGATTAAGTTATCCAAATGTGAATAATAAAAGTTTGGATTTAGATTTTACCTATAACCGTTTAGGTCAACTTATCGAGTTAAAAACACCCAATTTATTTACTGCAAAATTCACTTATGACTCAACAGGTGATTTGGCTAGCGAATCATTTCAAGCGAGCATGAATAGTTTGACACGAAAATATAGTTATAATTCGCCCGgttttctaaaacaaatcaCTGATCCATTCATGACGGAGACAATGACTTATACAGAGAAAGGTTATGGGCATGCTGGATATGGGGATGGCATCATAATGGAAACACATTTCACTAACAATTGGACGAAGAACGCGGATATGCGTTGGTTCCAAATTAATGAGAACTCAATAGCATCGTTTACAAATGActcaaaattatgtttgaacGCACTCAAAAAGTATGGATACCTCGACAATCAGAATAAgccaattaaattatatataatcgaTGCCGAACCATCAATGCCCCTCTTATGTGGAATGGGTAAAATTGCTGACATATTATCAACAGTAATTGCGCAAAATTATGTGCCCCAAACTTATGGCTATAAGTTTTCTTATGGCAATCATCAGGAAttaataaaagcaaaatattatacagatgaaatttcaaaattaattgacCCACTGCAAATTGATAGTTTTGCCAAATTTATACCTGAAATATCAATAGAACAATCTGAAAAAATTTGGGAATTATTAACAGAAGCAAAGTATATTTTAAAGGATCAACCCCGACACCATTCTAAAACTGCAATTGGCAAACGAGGCAAAAGTTTCTTCAGAGATGAAGAATTGAAATCGGACCTTAagagtttaaatgaaaattatatgctTTATTTGGAATCAATTAAGCAATTTATTATTAAGCATCAATTTGATCAGGAAAATGCTAATGTTGATGACTTTACCGAAGCATTGTTGAGATGGGAGGGAGCAGAAAAGTCCTCGTTGCTCATTTATAATAGGTATAAAGACATTGGGAATGAAATagggaaaatgttaaaaaataaggaATACTTTAGCACGAAAtctatagataataattttgtacaaattttaaatcagtttaaaaaattcattccaaaaattgtttcaatattatGGGACCACTTTACATATGGACTGGGTAAAATTCCTTTCGACCACGAATCATATGAAATAGATGGAAAcggaaaccataaatttttcgtttcaaattttgataaatataaaattaattaccaaaaccatacaaataaaatcaataaaattgagaTTTCCAAAATACCTTATGAGATCGAACACGATGCAAATGGAAATATCATCAAAGCGAAGCATAAAGGTATCGAAAGTATTAAATATCATCCAGTTACACAACGAGCAACGCGCATTCAAATGACCAATGGACTTACCTTACGCTTTTATTATGATGCGGCGGGTGAACGAattcttaaaaaagttttcaatgcaGACGGAAAATTACAATACGAAGTACGATATGTTCGAGATACTGAAGGCCGAGTTCTCATTGACCAACGGAAAAAGTATTTGGGACAATCAACAGAAGAAactttaacatattatttttatggacCAAAAGGTTTAGTTGGATATATTCGTGATGACAACTATTATCATGTACTTACCGACCATGCTGGATCAATACGACTTATTATCAGAGCTATTGATAATGAAGTTATTACGGCCTTTGATTATCTTCCATATGGTAAATTAATGCGAGCATTTGgagataaaagttttatttatcgaTATACAGGACAAGAGTGGGACGAAGAAACTGGTTTATATAATTATCATGCTCGATTATATGATCCGAGTATTGGGCGCTTTTATCAACCCGATCCAAAATCTCAATATTTTAGTCCATATGTGTATGCGGGTAATTCACCAATATCCACTATTGACCCCGATGGTGAATTTGCATTGTTAATTACATGCATTGTTCTGGGTATAATTGGCGCGTATTTAGGTGCGGCAAAATTGAATAATCGATGGAATCCAGCAGACTGGGATTGGAAGGATTTGAGTACATATAAAGGTTTAGGTATTGGTTTTATAGTTGGTTTTACGTTACCAGCTACTTTTAAGGGTTCTTGGGCGGTATTTGGGGGTTTACTTGCAAGTAAGATTGGTTCTTTGGCTTTAGGAATTTCAATACATATAGCTTTGGCACTCACTGGTTCTTATATTATGATGGCTGTTGAAAACGGTGGaaattttaatcctaaaaaaTGGGATTGGAGTAAGCCAGCCACATACGCTGGTATGCTTGATGGAGTCGGACTTTTACTTGGATTGTTTGGTGGTGTTGGTAGCTTGCACAAGTATGCTGGTGAAAAACTGATAAACCTTGGTGGTCGTTTGACTAAAACCCAATTTTTAATACTCAGTTATGCCTCAGCAATTGGCGTGGCATATGCTCATGGTGTAATTGCAAACGACTATAAGTATGCATTTTGGGAATGGGATTGGAAAAATGCAAATACCTACCTATCCTTAATTAATGGATTTAGCTTTGGTTCAGGAAtaccacaaaattttaataacatgcATCGAGGCTTTTTGAAGTGGAGAGAAAGCAGTAAAAGCCTTACGCAACTGTCTTCATCTAAAGGACAAATGataaaagcaattttaaaaaaccctaAACATCCATTATATAAAGTTACTGCATCTGTTGTCTTTGGTTACTATAGGGCTGCTGCAGCTAAtggtaataattttgattttacgaAATGGCGTTTTGATACATTTGCAACATACGAAGGTATACTCAAAGGTATTTTCGAAGGCAAAAAAAGAATGGTTCAGGTAGACCAAGCCAAAACAGCCATAAGGgagtttatatataaagattcaTATGATTTAGAGCATTCATCaccaaataaaacaattaataaatactttgaTAAGAATATGCGGCGTGTTTTCGATAACATTGAGAAAAACAtagaaacttttaaatttgtCGATATTGTTAagaagaattttgaaaatcctGATAAAGAATTAATTGGTAAATTGTCAGATGCAGTAAGACAAGATGTTGAAAAGTTTTTGGAACAAGGATATGCAAAGTGGACGAATGGTGAATCCAAGATGCCCAaacaatttgaagaaaaattgcgAGAACAAGTTAATAAGCAATTTCTTCTGAGAGCTTTGAAAGATTTGCAGAAAGAAGCAGACGCCATTGATCggcaacaacaacaaataattaCTGATCGCCTTCTTGATTTTTTGAGTTGTCGTAGAGAATCAGTTACTCAGGATAAGATAGTTAGTATTGTATGTCTTCCATCTACTACGCTAAGGGCTggtattaatgaaaaaattaataaaatgaatgctTCATTTGAGACAAATCTAGATTCAAATCGTATACATCCACGAATTGATCGATCTGTACCTGATGCACAGACGGATACAGCGGAATTCCTTCCACAATATGTAAGATCAAAAGGTACTCGTTTAGAATTTTGGCCTCTTAATTTAGCCAAAAAAGCAGGTACTGTAGCTGTTTCCCTGTTGGCTAGTTGGACCAATTACGATAATAAACCTTCTGAAAATCCAACATTGCTTGAAATGGGTGACAATTGGGTACAGAATGCAGATACAAACGGACTTTTAACATGGGGtatatattttgcaaataaattgaCTGGATATCGACCAAAACCAATTCCACTGGATCAGTTTGATGAAATGGCAAATACTGAACTTCAAATTCGATCTACAATCATTGTGGATCGTTTCATGGATACTTTACTAGAATTTGTTGCAGAAACAAATAATTCCAAAACACatgaaatgtttgaaaatactGTTACATATTGTGAGGCAATTAAGAATGTGCGCCAAAAACTATCTGTGGGAGATATTCAAGGAATACCAGACATGTTGTTTAAATTATTGGTTAAAAACAATGTGAAGAAATTTATGAACGTTGAATTATTCTCTAAAATGACAAACGATAACACAATGTCCGAAttcttagaatttattaatcaaCAGGAACATGAATGGCTTTCACGAAAACAATCACCTGCCAAATtatctgattttaataataaatatcaacgCCCTCAGCAAGTTCCTCAACATTGTTTCTTGCCAAAAAATTTCCCAAATGTCGAATGTCCAAATTCTTTATTCATTGACCAAGTCATTGATAATTAG